A DNA window from Arachis hypogaea cultivar Tifrunner chromosome 18, arahy.Tifrunner.gnm2.J5K5, whole genome shotgun sequence contains the following coding sequences:
- the LOC112768973 gene encoding geraniol 8-hydroxylase: protein MKTLMESTLLPHWHASMNSTLFGEVILEPNNDHHTLSIPMHYYSYLSLSLILVLMTCIVTKFVHAKREKSKHKLPLPPGPSFFTMVRNLVEFCNKPQQTLAKIAKLYGPDIMFLKFGQSTTVIISSPNIAKEVLQTNDLLFSDRTVPSIVTSLDHHNYSLPFLPVCPLWKDLRKICNEQLFSTKVLDLSQGLRRKKLLDLLNDMRKYGQTGEAVNVGHAAFRACINFLSYTFVSEDFVESVENGEYKDIVSTLLKLTGTTNVVDIFPFLKIFDPQGLQRHTINYLTKFFHSLDKLIDKRLKLREERNYVTNNDMLDALLDVSQEDSKRMDRKKIRHFLLDLLVAGTDTTAYGLERAMTEVLHNQEVMSKAKQELEQNIGRGNPIDESDVAKLPYLQAIVKESLRLHPPAPLLLPRKAKVDVEISGYRIPQGTRVLINEWAIGRNPNVWDNANLFLPERFLGSKIDVKGRDFQLTPFGSGRRICPGSPLAMRMIHVMLGSLINSFDWKLGNMDKDQPLQAIPLPIIINNN from the exons ATGAAGACATTAATGGAATCAACATTGTTACCACATTGGCATGCATCAATGAATTCAACATTATTTGGTGAAGTAATTCTTGAACCAAATAATGACCATCATACCCTCTCAATCCCTATGCATTACTATTCTTACTTGTCCCTATCATTGATCCTTGTATTGATGACATGCATTGTCACAAAATTTGTTCatgcaaaaagagaaaaatcaaaacaCAAGCTTCCATTACCACCAGGACCTTCCTTTTTTACCATGGTGAGAAACCTTGTTGAGTTTTGCAATAAGCCACAACAAACATTGGCTAAGATTGCTAAGCTTTATGGCCCTGACATAATGTTTTTGAAGTTTGGTCAATCAACCACTGTAATAATCTCTTCACCAAACATTGCCAAAGAAGTTCTCCAAACCAATGATTTGTTGTTCTCCGATCGAACGGTTCCGAGTATTGTAACCTCCCTTGATCACCATAACTATAGCTTGCCCTTTTTACCGGTTTGTCCACTTTGGAAAGATCTAAGAAAAATATGCAACGAACAATTGTTCTCCACCAAGGTCCTTGATCTAAGTCAAGGGCTTCGGCGCAAGAAGCTTCTAGATCTTCTCAACGACATGCGAAAATATGGCCAAACAGGCGAAGCTGTCAACGTAGGGCACGCTGCTTTTAGGGCATGCATAAATTTCTTGTCCTATACTTTTGTGTCTGAGGATTTTGTTGAATCTGTGGAGAATGGAGAGTACAAGGACATTGTGTCCACTCTCTTGAAACTAACCGGAACAACAAATGTGGTGGATATTTTtccatttttgaaaatatttgaccCTCAAGGCCTCCAAAGACACACAATTAATTACCTTACCAAATTCTTCCATAGTTTGGATAAATTGATTGACAAAAGGTTGAAGttgagagaagagagaaattaTGTCACAAATAATGACATGTTGGATGCACTCCTTGATGTTTCTCAAGAAGATAGCAAGAGGATGGACAGGAAAAAAATCAGACACTTCCTACTT GATCTACTTGTAGCGGGAACGGATACAACAGCATATGGATTAGAAAGAGCAATGACTGAAGTACTCCACAATCAAGAAGTTATGTCCAAAGCCAAACAAGAGTTAGAACAAAACATTGGAAGAGGTAATCCTATTGATGAGTCCGATGTTGCCAAACTGCCATACTTACAAGCAATTGTAAAAGAGAGTTTACGATTACACCCTCCAGCTCCACTCTTGCTCCCAAGAAAAGCTAAGGTAGATGTGGAAATCTCAGGTTATAGGATCCCACAAGGTACAAGGGTCCTCATAAATGAATGGGCTATTGGAAGAAACCCTAATGTGTGGGACAATGCCAATTTGTTCTTGCCTGAGAGATTCTTGGGATCTAAAATTGATGTTAAAGGAAGAGATTTTCAGCTGACACCATTTGGAAGTGGAAGAAGAATTTGTCCTGGCTCTCCATTAGCTATGAGAATGATTCATGTCATGTTGG